From Methanoculleus thermophilus, the proteins below share one genomic window:
- a CDS encoding HEAT repeat domain-containing protein, translating to MAFFDRFRVGIKKIRQEKDYSGLILALDDDDPGSRADAARTLSALGPSIIPNLLGALENAAPVSRVRMAEALVSIGTSSIPLILALIVRASPALQASFVRAIAATDGEYFSALLSSLHSEESTTRTAAVIALRGTGKKAIPHLVRRLQDRNHSVRKEAASSLAALGWVPNDPQEKVQYYYLLEDWTELAKLQGAAVPVLIKGLNSKDPRIRSESARTLGKIRDPRAIPALVRAADDPEADVRTRVIEALGEIGDDRAKPHLVEALSDPSHPVRMEAAWGLERLDWIPQNDLERANYLIAREQWNELVRMGRPAIAPLISALQVEYSGVRTGASEALRQLGQPALDALNAAVRSGNPRVREQAEIALEYIQSRREENARARPAQEKSSDYDRELKEGLAARKRIEDHFGKAVQAPTRPLRRKSPSPEQNEPMQPILNKGGTVPKPVPQQPPDGEDIESLLKESQKGDEAWTSVKRQLDRRKPAPLDQIIPAGNDKQAGNEKEYTEKETPAPEKPKDEIPPDLTPCAESPEPRAPVVEEASLERYLRALQSDNEEIRAAAIAALRSIGEPAVGFLIQALSDPHPGVRIAAAEGLGEIGGDSSVDALLLILNDADRDVRIAAAGALGQAGDARTILPLIGLFHDGYPEVRSAAAAAVAAFGHAALGPLDAALENPAPKVRVTAVKALGIVGDPRSIPLLVRHLEDPAHEVGVIAARTLAGFGQPAVEPLSAILRTGEKEGRLAAIDALALIGTAEADEALEYALRDRDRDVADKAAAALTRRRGTDVWRKTPDNEVRQDVHTLIVALKDGSVEVQVSAATRLIEMGRPAVEGLIMALKDGDPEIQAAAAGVLGEMREAAVEPLMAAMNDPDRFIRIVAARNLGNIGDKRAIGVLSRSLQREPDSMVRAAVAEALGYIGSEEAIEPLARALRDSDEVVQIAAARSLGYIGDKRAIEPLILALCDVDDRVRYAALEALNDPDGTVRDHLVGALRSTDEVLRAGVAEALESVGWEPKTNVEKTLFLMARDRWAEVGQIGPDALPILVEALSNPSIEIRMNVVKTISRIGGEGAVSPLIQALADDALVVRMRAERGLVEMGDTAIPAITRAIEEARPEVREGLQRILEKIRR from the coding sequence ATGGCATTTTTTGACAGGTTCCGAGTAGGCATCAAGAAGATTCGGCAGGAGAAGGATTATTCTGGGCTAATTCTGGCCCTGGATGATGACGATCCTGGTAGCCGCGCCGATGCGGCGAGAACCCTCTCTGCACTCGGCCCCTCAATTATCCCCAATCTGCTTGGAGCACTGGAGAATGCCGCCCCCGTATCACGGGTTCGGATGGCAGAGGCTCTTGTCTCGATCGGCACATCCTCAATTCCACTGATCCTCGCACTGATTGTCCGGGCAAGTCCTGCCTTACAGGCATCCTTTGTCCGCGCAATCGCAGCGACGGACGGCGAGTACTTTAGCGCTCTGCTCTCATCACTGCATAGCGAAGAATCGACAACCCGGACTGCTGCCGTGATTGCCCTCCGGGGGACAGGCAAAAAGGCCATTCCGCACCTTGTCCGGAGGCTTCAGGATCGTAACCATTCCGTCCGGAAAGAGGCCGCAAGTTCGCTCGCCGCACTCGGTTGGGTGCCTAATGACCCCCAGGAGAAGGTGCAGTATTACTACCTCCTGGAAGACTGGACGGAACTCGCAAAACTCCAGGGGGCAGCGGTTCCGGTTCTCATTAAGGGCCTCAACAGTAAGGATCCCCGGATACGGAGCGAGTCGGCGCGGACGCTGGGAAAGATTCGTGACCCCCGGGCTATTCCGGCACTTGTCAGGGCGGCAGACGATCCGGAGGCGGATGTCCGTACACGGGTCATAGAGGCGCTCGGTGAGATTGGTGATGACCGGGCGAAACCACACCTGGTTGAGGCCCTCAGCGACCCCAGTCACCCGGTGCGGATGGAAGCTGCATGGGGACTTGAGCGGTTGGACTGGATTCCGCAGAACGATCTGGAGAGAGCTAATTATCTGATTGCCAGAGAGCAGTGGAACGAACTTGTCCGGATGGGGAGACCGGCAATTGCGCCGCTCATTAGTGCTCTGCAGGTCGAGTATTCCGGCGTCCGCACCGGTGCTAGCGAGGCGCTGCGGCAACTGGGTCAGCCTGCACTCGATGCCCTGAACGCGGCAGTGCGTTCAGGAAATCCCAGGGTCCGGGAACAGGCAGAGATTGCACTGGAGTATATTCAGTCGCGTCGGGAAGAGAATGCACGGGCGAGACCGGCACAGGAGAAGTCTTCCGATTACGACCGGGAACTCAAAGAAGGGCTTGCCGCCCGGAAGCGGATTGAGGACCACTTCGGAAAGGCAGTTCAGGCCCCCACCCGGCCTCTCCGCCGAAAATCCCCATCACCGGAACAGAACGAACCGATGCAGCCCATCCTCAACAAGGGAGGGACCGTGCCGAAACCTGTCCCCCAGCAACCCCCCGATGGTGAGGATATCGAGAGCCTCCTGAAAGAGAGCCAGAAGGGTGATGAGGCATGGACCAGTGTGAAGAGACAGCTTGACCGGCGAAAGCCGGCTCCACTGGACCAGATTATCCCGGCCGGCAACGACAAACAGGCGGGCAATGAGAAAGAGTATACGGAAAAGGAGACCCCCGCTCCAGAAAAACCGAAAGATGAAATTCCGCCGGACCTCACTCCTTGTGCAGAATCGCCGGAACCCCGGGCACCGGTCGTGGAGGAGGCATCGCTTGAACGGTATCTCCGCGCCTTGCAAAGCGACAATGAAGAGATCCGGGCTGCAGCGATTGCGGCGCTACGGAGCATCGGGGAGCCGGCGGTCGGGTTCCTCATCCAGGCTCTCTCCGATCCGCACCCCGGAGTGCGGATCGCCGCAGCTGAGGGCCTCGGTGAGATCGGTGGCGATAGCAGCGTCGATGCCCTGCTGTTGATCTTAAACGACGCCGATCGGGACGTTCGCATCGCCGCCGCCGGCGCGCTCGGGCAGGCCGGGGACGCACGTACAATTCTTCCACTGATAGGCCTCTTCCACGATGGGTATCCTGAAGTTCGGTCTGCTGCAGCCGCAGCAGTTGCGGCGTTCGGTCATGCTGCGCTTGGCCCACTGGATGCGGCACTGGAGAATCCCGCACCAAAAGTCCGGGTGACGGCGGTAAAAGCCCTCGGGATTGTTGGGGATCCAAGATCGATACCCCTCCTCGTCAGACATCTGGAGGATCCTGCCCACGAGGTTGGTGTGATTGCCGCCCGGACCCTGGCAGGATTTGGGCAACCTGCAGTTGAACCGCTCTCCGCAATTCTGAGGACGGGTGAGAAAGAAGGGCGCCTTGCAGCGATTGATGCGCTCGCGCTGATCGGCACCGCCGAGGCTGACGAGGCACTGGAGTATGCCCTGCGCGACAGAGATCGAGACGTCGCTGATAAAGCGGCTGCCGCGCTCACGAGGCGACGGGGGACGGACGTATGGCGTAAAACCCCCGATAATGAGGTCCGGCAGGACGTCCATACACTCATCGTTGCACTCAAAGATGGTTCAGTGGAGGTGCAGGTTTCTGCCGCCACCCGGCTCATCGAGATGGGGCGTCCGGCGGTTGAAGGGCTGATTATGGCCCTCAAAGATGGCGACCCTGAGATCCAGGCTGCTGCCGCCGGGGTGCTCGGCGAGATGCGGGAGGCCGCGGTCGAACCGCTCATGGCCGCCATGAATGATCCGGACCGGTTCATCCGGATCGTTGCTGCCCGTAACCTGGGTAATATCGGGGATAAACGGGCTATTGGAGTTCTGAGCAGATCACTGCAGCGAGAACCGGACAGCATGGTCCGGGCAGCTGTGGCGGAGGCGCTGGGCTATATAGGGAGCGAGGAGGCGATAGAACCGCTGGCCCGGGCGTTGCGGGATAGCGACGAGGTGGTACAGATTGCCGCCGCCAGGTCGCTTGGCTATATCGGGGACAAGCGGGCCATTGAACCGTTAATCCTGGCGTTGTGTGATGTGGACGACCGGGTCCGGTACGCTGCGCTCGAGGCCCTGAACGACCCCGATGGAACTGTGCGGGATCACCTGGTGGGGGCGCTCCGCTCAACGGACGAGGTGCTTCGGGCAGGGGTTGCGGAAGCACTGGAATCGGTGGGCTGGGAACCGAAGACCAACGTAGAAAAGACACTCTTCCTTATGGCCCGGGATCGGTGGGCAGAGGTGGGGCAGATCGGCCCTGATGCGCTCCCGATACTGGTTGAAGCCCTCTCCAACCCATCTATCGAGATACGGATGAACGTCGTCAAGACCATATCCCGGATTGGGGGAGAGGGAGCGGTCTCTCCCCTCATCCAGGCACTTGCAGATGACGCCCTCGTGGTTAGGATGCGGGCCGAGCGGGGGCTGGTCGAGATGGGCGATACGGCGATCCCGGCGATTACCCGTGCGATCGAAGAGGCGCGCCCCGAGGTGCGCGAGGGACTGCAACGGATCCTAGAAAAGATTCGTCGGTGA
- a CDS encoding glycosyltransferase family 4 protein has translation MEHLKIAFFCWESLYAERVGGLANAATNLAETLAQHHEVHFFTRGWKRDDEINGVQYHYCRPEGENIIQYCSDMSRGMFDRFREFDTPSFDVLHFHDWHVVDVLRRLRERETIFTYHSTEFGRNGNRFSNSWPFVEITRIEHCGASFAKRITAVSSTLRREAMSLYQIPDWKIDVVPNGIVPGRYQADVDPRAVKQRHGFDPDAPLILFVGRLAWQKGPDMLVDAVPDLLREHPDGQFAFVGEGQMRPGLEAQARELPIRFLGRLDDADYVPLLNASDIVAIPSRNEPFGLVLLEAWSAGRCVVASDVGGLSENINHGTDGVKVRPSPDSIANGLAQVVGSPTKLLSLGREGLNRVKKDFRWSRVAAQMEGAYRKLADHETLLC, from the coding sequence ATGGAACACCTTAAGATTGCATTTTTCTGCTGGGAGTCACTGTATGCAGAGCGAGTCGGCGGGCTGGCAAATGCGGCAACAAACCTTGCCGAGACGCTGGCACAACACCATGAGGTGCATTTTTTTACCCGGGGCTGGAAAAGAGACGATGAGATTAACGGAGTCCAGTACCACTACTGCCGGCCAGAAGGAGAGAATATCATCCAGTACTGCTCCGATATGAGCAGAGGGATGTTCGACCGGTTTAGAGAATTTGATACGCCTTCATTTGACGTCCTGCATTTCCATGACTGGCACGTGGTCGACGTGCTCCGCCGGCTCCGGGAGCGGGAGACCATCTTCACCTATCACTCAACAGAGTTTGGCAGAAATGGGAACCGTTTCAGTAACAGCTGGCCCTTTGTAGAGATAACGAGGATTGAACATTGTGGGGCATCGTTTGCCAAACGCATAACGGCAGTATCTTCTACTCTCCGCCGGGAGGCTATGAGCCTCTATCAGATTCCCGACTGGAAGATCGACGTCGTCCCAAACGGCATCGTGCCCGGTCGATACCAGGCGGACGTCGATCCCAGGGCAGTGAAGCAGCGCCACGGGTTTGACCCGGACGCTCCGCTCATACTCTTTGTCGGACGGCTTGCGTGGCAAAAAGGGCCAGATATGCTGGTGGACGCAGTTCCCGATCTCCTCCGGGAGCATCCCGATGGCCAGTTTGCCTTTGTCGGAGAGGGGCAGATGCGTCCGGGTCTCGAGGCGCAGGCCCGGGAGCTTCCCATCCGATTCCTGGGCCGGCTCGATGATGCGGACTACGTACCGCTCCTCAACGCCAGCGATATCGTTGCTATCCCGAGCAGGAACGAGCCGTTTGGACTTGTGCTTCTCGAAGCGTGGAGTGCCGGCCGATGCGTGGTCGCTTCCGACGTCGGCGGGCTCTCCGAGAACATCAATCATGGAACTGATGGCGTCAAGGTGCGGCCGAGCCCCGACTCAATCGCAAATGGCCTCGCTCAGGTGGTGGGTTCCCCCACGAAGTTGCTCTCCCTGGGCCGCGAAGGGCTCAACAGGGTTAAGAAAGATTTCAGGTGGAGCCGCGTTGCAGCGCAGATGGAGGGCGCGTATCGCAAGCTCGCAGACCACGAGACTCTCCTCTGCTGA
- a CDS encoding Mut7-C RNAse domain-containing protein, translating into MSRRSTECPRFLTDRMLGTLTRYLRFMGYDTMSANSLTPGSTREDTLLLEIAAREGRILLTRDRELARRGGEQAVYIASEAIMDQIRQVADLGLIEPEIRMIRCSLCNTRLRPATVREIREARYAPQSHAGKEFSWCPTCRKLYWMGSHSHRLKKRLEEMRSS; encoded by the coding sequence ATGTCTCGAAGATCGACTGAATGCCCTAGATTCCTCACCGACAGGATGCTTGGAACGCTCACCCGCTACCTCCGGTTCATGGGTTACGATACCATGAGCGCAAACAGCCTCACCCCCGGGAGCACACGGGAGGATACCCTCTTGCTTGAGATCGCCGCTCGGGAGGGGCGAATCCTCCTGACACGAGACCGGGAACTTGCACGGCGGGGTGGTGAGCAGGCGGTCTACATCGCATCCGAGGCCATCATGGATCAGATCCGCCAGGTCGCCGATCTCGGCCTCATCGAACCCGAGATCCGGATGATCCGGTGTTCCCTCTGCAATACCCGCCTCCGACCGGCTACTGTCCGGGAGATCCGGGAGGCACGCTACGCACCACAGTCTCATGCGGGAAAGGAGTTCTCGTGGTGTCCCACCTGCCGAAAACTCTACTGGATGGGTTCACACAGCCACCGCCTCAAAAAGCGCCTCGAAGAGATGCGCTCCTCCTGA
- the amrS gene encoding AmmeMemoRadiSam system radical SAM enzyme — protein MHEARLYQKLEDDTVRCSLCAHRCTIREGKQGVCGVRINRGGTLYAATFGKVIAEAVDPIEKKPLYHFLPGTLSYSLGTIGCNFHCEHCQNWHISQQTLEMEALRDLAPEEGVERARASGSASIAWTYNEPTIWHEYPLAMGALARKKGLGTVYVTNGYITEEGLREISSVLNAFRVDLKSFSDTFYRKVCGGRLQPILDATALAKELGMHVETVTLVIPGQNDSMEEMEALIRWVLENLGPDTPMHFTRFHPDYKMLDVRPTEIRTLEKIYERAKELGLHYPYLGNVGGHPYENTYCPACGGLVIERSGYSTRIVGLEDHTCTECGGHIEYVSKID, from the coding sequence ATGCACGAGGCGCGACTCTACCAGAAACTGGAGGACGATACCGTCCGGTGTTCTCTCTGCGCCCACCGGTGCACCATACGGGAGGGTAAGCAGGGCGTCTGCGGTGTACGTATCAACCGCGGCGGCACCCTCTATGCCGCCACCTTCGGCAAGGTCATCGCTGAAGCGGTCGACCCCATTGAGAAGAAACCGCTCTACCACTTCCTGCCAGGAACCCTCTCCTACTCGCTTGGGACCATAGGGTGCAACTTTCACTGCGAACACTGTCAGAACTGGCACATCTCACAGCAGACACTGGAGATGGAGGCGCTCCGGGACCTCGCCCCCGAGGAGGGCGTGGAACGGGCGCGTGCCAGCGGCTCTGCAAGCATAGCCTGGACGTACAACGAGCCCACGATCTGGCACGAGTACCCGCTTGCGATGGGGGCCCTGGCACGCAAAAAGGGACTCGGAACAGTCTACGTCACGAACGGCTATATCACCGAAGAAGGGCTCCGGGAGATCTCTTCGGTACTCAACGCCTTCCGTGTCGATCTCAAGTCATTCTCCGATACCTTCTACCGGAAGGTCTGCGGGGGGCGGCTGCAGCCGATCCTCGATGCAACAGCGCTTGCAAAGGAACTTGGCATGCACGTCGAGACCGTAACGCTGGTCATCCCCGGTCAGAACGACTCGATGGAGGAGATGGAGGCGCTCATTCGGTGGGTGCTCGAGAACCTCGGGCCCGATACCCCGATGCACTTCACCCGGTTCCATCCAGACTATAAGATGCTTGATGTGCGGCCAACCGAGATCAGGACCCTTGAGAAGATCTACGAGCGTGCAAAGGAACTGGGGCTTCACTATCCGTATCTCGGCAACGTCGGGGGTCACCCCTACGAGAATACCTACTGCCCGGCCTGCGGCGGCCTCGTCATCGAGCGATCGGGATATTCGACCCGAATAGTGGGGCTCGAGGATCACACCTGCACTGAGTGCGGCGGACATATCGAGTATGTCTCGAAGATCGACTGA
- the pyrH gene encoding UMP kinase — protein MKKIVISLGGSVLVPTLESNNISKYVSVLRKIIGKCQIFIVVGGGGEARRYIRVARDLGLSEAAADELGIQVTRMNARLLVAGLGDAAYPRVAEDYTEAQEFAQTGKIIVMGGITPAQTTDAVSAVLAESVGADLLINATSIDGIYSADPKKDARAVRYEHLTPQDLLDIITGCRMDAGANTVLDIVAGKVIERSGIPLLVLDGRDPENLYRAIVEGIYTGTIVSKENTIPLPA, from the coding sequence ATGAAGAAGATAGTAATCTCGCTGGGTGGCTCGGTTCTGGTCCCCACACTTGAGTCGAATAATATCAGCAAATATGTCTCTGTTCTTCGGAAGATCATCGGAAAATGTCAGATTTTTATCGTTGTCGGCGGCGGTGGAGAGGCGCGCCGATATATTCGTGTTGCCCGCGACCTCGGCCTCAGCGAGGCGGCAGCAGACGAACTCGGCATCCAGGTGACCAGGATGAATGCACGCCTCCTGGTGGCCGGACTTGGGGATGCGGCCTACCCGCGCGTTGCAGAGGACTATACGGAGGCGCAGGAGTTCGCACAGACGGGTAAGATCATCGTTATGGGCGGTATCACCCCGGCGCAGACGACGGATGCGGTATCCGCGGTCCTCGCCGAGAGTGTCGGTGCCGATCTCCTCATCAACGCCACGTCGATCGACGGGATCTACAGCGCTGATCCAAAGAAGGATGCACGCGCGGTGAGATACGAGCACCTCACACCGCAGGACCTCCTCGATATCATCACCGGGTGCAGGATGGATGCAGGTGCAAACACGGTGCTCGATATCGTAGCCGGGAAGGTCATCGAGCGGTCGGGGATCCCGCTCCTGGTGCTTGATGGCCGTGACCCGGAGAACCTCTACCGCGCGATCGTAGAGGGGATCTACACAGGCACCATCGTGAGCAAAGAGAATACAATCCCTCTGCCGGCCTGA
- the nth gene encoding endonuclease III gives MNRKTACEVYHRLLVQYPIINDRRHFLDFHNPYETLILTILSAQTTDRAVNAVRDALFSRYPTPEALARAKPEEVEPIIRTIGFHRTKARHIVETARKLVSDFGGEVPRTMEELRTLPGVGRKTANIVLSHAFGINVGIAVDTHVRRLSKRIGFTESTNPDIIERDLMALFPQEVWRDINYLLIRHGRAVCTAQNPKHDECVVADLCRYYQELLAGEQVSCPEDR, from the coding sequence ATGAACCGTAAGACCGCCTGTGAAGTTTACCACCGACTTCTTGTCCAGTATCCCATCATCAATGACAGGCGCCACTTTCTCGACTTTCATAACCCTTATGAGACGCTGATCCTCACGATCCTCTCCGCGCAGACAACCGACCGAGCCGTCAACGCCGTCCGCGATGCCCTCTTTTCCCGTTACCCGACACCGGAAGCGCTCGCCCGCGCGAAGCCAGAGGAAGTAGAGCCGATCATCAGGACCATCGGGTTCCACCGCACAAAAGCCCGCCACATTGTCGAGACGGCAAGGAAGCTCGTCTCCGACTTCGGAGGCGAGGTCCCGAGAACGATGGAGGAGTTGCGGACGCTGCCCGGTGTCGGACGAAAGACCGCAAACATCGTCCTTTCTCACGCATTTGGGATCAACGTCGGCATCGCTGTCGATACCCATGTCCGCCGGCTCTCAAAGAGGATCGGGTTTACCGAGAGTACAAATCCCGATATCATCGAGCGCGATCTCATGGCTCTCTTCCCGCAGGAGGTCTGGCGGGACATCAACTATCTTCTGATCCGCCACGGCCGCGCTGTCTGCACCGCACAGAACCCGAAACACGATGAGTGTGTCGTGGCGGACCTCTGCCGGTATTACCAGGAACTCCTGGCCGGGGAGCAGGTTTCCTGCCCTGAGGATAGGTAA